Part of the Rhipicephalus sanguineus isolate Rsan-2018 chromosome 5, BIME_Rsan_1.4, whole genome shotgun sequence genome is shown below.
TAAAAGCTTTCAGTATAACAACTTGGATGCACAACTCCTCAAGATAACCACATCATGTTGCTGCAAATCTGGCCACTAAAGTttatgttggctctgatgtaagtgaaCAAGCCAACATTATGCCTATGTTACATGAAGTAAAGACGGTGGAAGCAGAATTACAGGTCTTACTTAGCCATAAACTAACACATTTCATATCATGAAcagtgtacagtaaaacctcggtgatacgaatctcgcggggctaccaaaaatattcgtatcatccgaaattcgtatcactagaAAACAGGGAAAATTAGTgcacgacaaaagaaagttggcatacgttttgatttagcgtTTCTCAGTCCCGCAGCgatgtcatgaacagctctgaaagatttgcagtaaagtttttagacgtcagcgatcatacttgcaCTCCTGCAcatacggcgcatgcgcgcgtgtgtaattaatgaacgagATGTGTTGTGCctcgtgaccgctagtagccccttcctaatcctACTACGCTTTTTCTGCATGAAACCTGAacactgcggcgaaagtgacttaagaagcgctttgcacacgatagatagaggccaagctccttcgccaagaccgtccgcttcgtctcttggggtctccGTCCGCcgttaatgggacttcatgacgaacCCGCAGCACAAGTTtaagtcttgtttcatagaacgtctgattgcgggtacatggcttgcatcgacgtggcaggtacgtgttaacacagtacaaagacgatgCTGcgtcgagcacaggagcacgcgtcaatgcgtcgggaaaaaaaaaaaagcgcgacgtcaacgtcatctgtaatctaaacgcgaaggcgcctaaaggcccccaagattcgcgcgcactgtcTCGTAGGCAACGACGCATCGTTGATGgtcacgcagcgcgcatgcccgcgcgtgattgccgggtcttccgcgacagtgcgggcaacacctgttcgtacctgtgcgctagcgcatgttcgtatcaaacgtcgcggggtgcaaataggttcgcaacaaccgcactccaatacattacaggctaatgggccttggccgggaccacataaaaattcgtatcaccccaaaattcgtacaagccgtgatcgtatcaccgaggttttactgtatagctTTTGCTTCGTTACTTAAATTTTACAAAAAAGATGAATAAATTCAGTGACTCAGATTTTGCAAAACAGGGTTGTCGCTGGTCCCTGCACTATCTTTGAACATAAAGTGGAAAAGTTTTCATTTCACTAACActtaaaagatttttttttctcggattGTCACTACAATGCAACAGCATCCATTTTTGTTATCTTGCCTGAAACTGAGTGAGACGTAGCTCCTTGACAATGGTCTGAGCACGCTTGGCCTCCAGCCGTGCAGTGGACAGCTCCTGCTGTAGATGCTGCTTGTGGGTCTGCAGCTTGAGGCACTTTCGTTGCAGCGTCTTGAGTCGCTGGCACAGGTGTCGCAGCCGCTGCCTGTTGAGCAGTGTTTGCGACCCCACCGTCCTCCGCATAGGGAGCTTGGTACCTACTTCGTGCTGGCTTGCAGTCACTGGACTGTCAGGAATCAACAACTGACTCGGAGACTTCGAACGGCGAGCAGGTGTTGAGTGTGGGGTCACTGTGTGCCTTGACTTACCCAAACAGTCTACTTGCTCTACCACACGTGTGACATCACTTGAAGACCCTCTCACGTTCACCACTCTCCTCGCCTTCACTCTGTGCTTTGGTGTCTTTGACTGGACTGCTCTCACCATGTCCGCAGTAGTTCCCGATGCACACATTGTCACTATCTTGCTTTCACTCGCATTCGTTGACCTGTTTGTCAGTAGATTTGCACTGCCCGATACTACAGTTTTCGATAGAAGCTTAGAACTCAGCAACAACTGCTTCAGTGCTTCTGGTTTGATCCCCGAAGGCACGACTGCCACCAGCTTTTGCTTACAGGAAGCTGTTGTGGCCGTGGAACTGTTTGCTAATCTCACCAAAAGTGTCCCAGACTCCGCTGCCAGCCTTGGTGGCGCAGGAGTCGGTGGTGTGCTTACGGAGGCCACAACTGCTTGTGATGACGGTGCGGAACCAGCAGTCACATCCAATTGTGACGGCTCACCCCGTGGCACCATCTCACCAAAGGAGGGATTGATCGATAGCACCACGCCTGCCTGTGGCGAAGCGAAACGGGACACCTGCAAGTCCGTTGTTGACGGTGATTGACTGCAGGAGCTTGTGGCTGCATCACTTGAACTAGGCACAAGTGTCCTTGTATTGCTAGAAGCATCTTCAACTACCTCAGTAGCAGCAGCGGTTTTGGAGACCGAATCTAAAACAGTCACAGTGGAGGCTTCACCACAAGCGGCTGTAACAGTTCCTCCTTTATTCTCTAGCTGTGTGGAGCTTACCAGAGGCCCTTCCACAGCACATGAGCTTGTTGCAGCATCTACTGAGCTTGCAAAAAGCACAGGAGATTTCTGCAAGCTTCGGATGCTGTGGATAACCAGCTTCGAGGTGGAATCGCCTGTGATTGGCTTCTGTGTACGAGACACTGGAGTTGATGTTGAAGAAAAACTCTGGATGTGTTGCCCTGTGGTAGCTGAAACAGTCGGTAACTCTTGCACTGGCTCTGAGCTACCTGCAACATTTGCGTGGGCCACTCTGCATCGTGCCTTCTGCTCAGATGCACGACCTCTCTTCAATCTCCTTGTAGCAGTCAAGGATGCGGCAGCCGCCATATTTTCTGACACAGTGCTTGAGACTTCACCTGTCACTTCAGTATTGTCTGTCAAACTACCTGATGCCAACCTAAAAAGAGAGTTGGACGAACATTGTGATCTCGGTATCCAACACAAGACATGTCACTATGTCACATAAGTCtcacgaacgaaagaagggagtgactcaagggctcgtttctttgttagatggCAAGTTGTTTTTCagccactttaattcctttctatTTATGTTATAATAACTACACTATATACCTTGTTTGGCCTTATTGTCAGTTGGTTTCATTCGGTTCTAACAATGAAATGAGCCCATGATCCATTccgcttctttcattttttcaaaGCAAAGCTTTCATCACGGTATACTTGATGCTCTCAGGTAGCATGCATATTTGTCAGTTGCCAGCTTGCAAAAATGTTCACGTGCTATGTGAATGCCAGCTGGCAAAAGGGAGTGTTTTACATTTGCAGTCATGAATATGAGCTGCACTGGCTGACATGCACAAGATTACACACACAGAGATActatataaagtggacgggggagtgAGCGCCACTGTAGCTCGATTTGTACAGCATTGGACACATTAGCATTCAGAATGCCCATAATGTACAGGTCAATCAGAAGAAAACATGAACAGGTGGAACCAAAAACAACCTAGCCCATCCATTTCGATTTCAATACTATATGCTGTTCCCAAGACCAGTGTGGTTCAGTCAGAAAAAATGAGTTCTAGGGTTAGAGTATACTTACCATTCCTTTATATCCTGATTGTTGCACCTTACAAGTTTGAAGTAGGAGCACAGAAACTAATTTACTTCTGTTTGTTCATATTTTGTTTCAGCCTACCCGTGCATCTGCAGCACAGTAACGTGCACAACAGAGACAAACGAAACTCATAATGTCTATGCTTATCCTTACCACCAGCCTCCACCAAGCTCACCATTTTCTCTTGCGTCCTCGTCGTGGCCTAGCGATGCGTTTGTCGATCGCCGAGTTAGTTTCCAGCACCTTTGGCGCATCACCCATTTGCGGTGACGACAGGCGACGGGCCTGCTGCATCTCGGGAGGGTATCCCGGGAATATGGACGGCACAGCATTTGGGAGGAGACGGCGCTTCTTGAGGTCCCGGCGAAAGTCCTCCTCACGAAAGTGCAGGCTACATACTTTGCTTCGATCGCTCGGGCACCATGGCTTGTTACCCGTGCCTGCACACCAGGCAAAGTATAACAACAGCTTTGCTTCAACCAACCAAACAAAAGCCCACAGTTATTTTGAATGCAGTCATTTTGTGTTGCTTAACGCAGGTGGGTGTGCAGTGTTTCATTACTTTCCAGGTcaatttttgttttacttttgagCGAACACACACTACGCATACCCAACACTGTTTTTCTGATTAAGTTAAACAATGAAAAAATGAACAACGCAAGGAAACTATAATAGTACCCGCTTTCTTCGATGACGACTGGACGTCATTCTGCTGAAGCTGCCCACTTTTACAAAGTAAAATGTTTAGCCAAGCTATATATGTGCTTGTAGATATAAAGCAATACATAAAAAGTGTCAGTTTATGGGGGCATTTAGCATACACTGATACAATTAGTGTGCATATTGTTCCAGTTCACACAACCTCATTGAGCCATACCACAGATACAGATGCCAATCGAGCTGGCCAGTTTTGCACTTGCATTGCTATACCAGTGCTGCGTGCACTATACATATAAAAAAATTCCAGCATAACCCATCCCAGAGTGGCTGTCAACATCAATGCATTTGGTATCCAAACAATGTAAACACAAAGTGCACTACCAAAAACACATTCAACTGCTATCTGTGACCATTCTAACATTTACAATGCTTCAAGTTTGTTACTAATTGCATGGATCCTACGCTTATGCGAGAATCGGGGTTAAGCAaactttttttcatgttttcctTAAGTGTTAAATGTAAATGTTATGCAAAATTAAATGCTACTGATGGAAAATTTCATACAAAATGGCACATATGTAATGTAAATTAGCGTCAGCCATCTCTGTAGCCAACTTCTTGAATTTCCTGCTGTATCCTTCACTTATTTGTAGCTGTAGCTTATTATTCTATGCAGCTCCTTACTCAATGTATGCACAAGTAGGACACGAGGTGTAAGAACAAACTCGAGAGTGGAAAACTAGGCAAGTTGATGCAAAAAGATGAggacaagcaaaaaagaaaaaaaggatgtcGGAAACCCTTCTTAATTCTTGTGTGTCTCACTCTGTTCACTACAATTCTTTTTTTCTCAATAGGCTGCTTCCATATTTTCAACTGCTTCAATTCTTGCCTGTTGTCCTGCTAGGTAATTGGCAACATAGCTATCCTGTACGAGGCATTTGCCACAAATCCGCACACTGAATCTCGTTTGCTAATATGTGTCTGTTGGCACACGTATTCAGTAGTATGTCCCCAGTGCCACTGAATTAATGCTCTTGGCCTGAATGTATACTTGGGCATACTGCGACACTGGCCAAGATAATGTCACATATCTCCTCCGTGACACTGACTACTTTGGGTCTGTTTGTCTACTTGGGCACGAACTCATTCAGGGCATTGGATTAATAGGCACTACTCCAAGTTCTGAAGCTGTTTACCAGGGGAACTGAACAACCAAGCGCAACTGAATGCTCTTGGAATACTCGCCTGTCTATTTGGATACATACCACCTACTCTGAGGTAATGAATGGGCACAATTCGAGCGGTCCAAGTTGTAATGCGAAAAGCGATTCTAAGGTGTGGCTAGTGTCTTAGAACTTAACTCGATCGTCACATGAAAAAAGACTAACTCATTTCAATTTGGAACATTCACTCTAATGCACAGTGACTCGAAGTACTGAAGTTGTACTGTAGTACACGCAGCAACACAACGAAAGGACGACAAACGAACTGTCACGAATGTTGTGGGCGTTTGACAACGGGAAGAAAAGCCATAGAGTTTATGAGAAAAGCAACAACGAGAGACGGAGACTGCAtttacattctagttcactgtagctgcGTATTACCATTGGCTTTGCGAGCGATCCGTCGGAGCCACTCGAAACGAACCTTCGTGACAGGAAACTCGTGGAACGAGTAATTATTTGATGGGCCTGGTGTCGACTTGCAGAATGGTACGCAGCACTGCACCATATCGCTGCAGTTACCGCGATACTCAGACGCGGTTCTCGGGTTTGCGAAGTCCCTTCAGTTGTGCCAATCGCTGTCGCATGTGGCCGCCGGCAAATACGGTATCAGAGAGCTACACCAAACAGACGAAACCGcctggcatgcgggaaccatagAACCATACTCATAGCGGATCTGCAGCAGCATTCAGAAACTACGGAAGTCGGAAACCACGGAAACTACCCAAACTTAGCAGAGACTCCAAGCTGCGTGCAGCTAGCATTcgcgccgtcgcccgtcgctgcgcATAGCCTCAGAGATCTAAGTTTTCATACCCGTTGAAGGCCGTTGCTAAGTCGTGATCAAACTACAACTTACGCTTTGCACACACATAgtcaaatattttattttatttatttcacctTTAAAGCTAGCGTGTGCAGTCAAAAACACAAGTACAACACAGCTCTCTAAAGTTCGTGCGaatcactgatctccactaggtttGCTGGATGGCGCTTTGCTGCTGTCATGAGGTCCGTTCGATTTGCCTTGCACTGCGTGAACCAGTTCCAGGCAGTTCAGGAAAAAGTGCAGCCAGAGCTGAACTCATGCAGCGCCAGTTCAGTGAGTGCACGCGTAGCGCGACACTAGCGCCACATTGAAACGAATGCCAAAGTGCAGGCAGTGCAGGCCTTCTGCTAATGTaccgcgccgccgcagccacCGTCTTTCTCTATTCTCGCAGTTATTCCAGTGATTCTTTGTGTGCTTCGTTAGAGTGCTTGCGTGTGTTAGGAAGCCATGGATTCATCGCACCATCTGCAGCCGTCATTCAAAGTTTTATAGAACTGATGGACTCTGACAGTGAAGACGAAGAGTTCGACGATGTCGTCGCAATTGTTGCGCTCA
Proteins encoded:
- the LOC119393967 gene encoding mucin-17 — translated: MVQCCVPFCKSTPGPSNNYSFHEFPVTKVRFEWLRRIARKANGTGNKPWCPSDRSKVCSLHFREEDFRRDLKKRRLLPNAVPSIFPGYPPEMQQARRLSSPQMGDAPKVLETNSAIDKRIARPRRGRKRKWLASGSLTDNTEVTGEVSSTVSENMAAAASLTATRRLKRGRASEQKARCRVAHANVAGSSEPVQELPTVSATTGQHIQSFSSTSTPVSRTQKPITGDSTSKLVIHSIRSLQKSPVLFASSVDAATSSCAVEGPLVSSTQLENKGGTVTAACGEASTVTVLDSVSKTAAATEVVEDASSNTRTLVPSSSDAATSSCSQSPSTTDLQVSRFASPQAGVVLSINPSFGEMVPRGEPSQLDVTAGSAPSSQAVVASVSTPPTPAPPRLAAESGTLLVRLANSSTATTASCKQKLVAVVPSGIKPEALKQLLLSSKLLSKTVVSGSANLLTNRSTNASESKIVTMCASGTTADMVRAVQSKTPKHRVKARRVVNVRGSSSDVTRVVEQVDCLGKSRHTVTPHSTPARRSKSPSQLLIPDSPVTASQHEVGTKLPMRRTVGSQTLLNRQRLRHLCQRLKTLQRKCLKLQTHKQHLQQELSTARLEAKRAQTIVKELRLTQFQERVASGDARCLFLEEQLRCLGQTKHRWREETLQCCLLWNTLSPRGYRLISQSGLLSLPSCSTLKRHIGAVGNSTASNREPPSPTGDTLPSMEDIDDIHQLPDIVDVHVMEPSTDEVSDYASEVSVHSDTDDTARVDVSSETTVQDGSVANASPDLQAERSQCSTKDAASIVCPESGRKLKSVRDSQTRKKSLTRHFARVLAGNPTPQEGEQVLQVVYTKPSDILDDLPGVDSATPGAGDTTAAPESADELVEKSVVHKACGDCNNADQTDCFEPTAELMAPSKWLTRATDKPSDCAQFLTTQTKKKNAERSASTRNRPRQLMVRSNVPRPKPSRTKLVSLKVRKDVSATGCSGHLHQASNSSCTESTSAAVKMKVFLSEDNLQEELASPPKDLAELLNIVGADTSSERTVSAIDASSSARDTVANSETQKLSLQETNSPKDAVEPCVLSTVTGSPINVAGVFPGDDEQVLNVIYAEPSTSEGEVFCGESTADENQVFQILYVCTPENLEAGQ